CCGATTGAAGCTGTGCAAATCCCTGTGCATAAGAACAGATCTTGCTCAAGTACAACGCCTTGCGGATCATTTCGATAAACTCCTGTTTATTACCTGTAAACTCTTTATTTTTAGGTCCTCTCAGGATTTTGCTCGCCTTCACACGTTCTTCCTTCATGGCTGAAATGAAACGGGCAAAAACAGATTCAGTGATGATGGATAACGGTACTCCCAATTCAAGGGAACTGATGCTTGTCCATTTTCCTGTCCCTTTTTGACCGGCAGTATCTAAAATGACATCTACAAGGGGCTTGCCTGTTTCTTCATCCACCTTAGTGAAGATATCGGCTGTAATTTCAATCAGATAGCTGTCAAGCTCCCCGGCGTTCCACTCTTTAAATATTTCATGAAGTTCCTTTGCACTTAACCCAAGCACATTCTTCATGAGATAATACGCTTCACAAATGAGTTGCATATCACTGTATTCTATTCCGTTATGAACCATTTTCACGTAATGGCCGGATCCGTCCGGACCGATATATGTACTGCATGCATCCCCTTTTACCTTGGCAGCGATGGCAGTGAGGAAAGGTTCGACTAGATCGTACGCTTCTTTCTGGCCACTTGGCATAATCGCAGGTCCGTATAAGGCACCCTCTTCTCCACCGGATACTCCTGCACCGATGAAGTTGATTCCCTTCTCCTCCAGCGCCTTGTTGCGGCGGATGGTATCTTCAAAGTATGCGTTCCCACCGTCGATGAGGATATCCCCTTTATCCAGATGAGGTAGCAATGAATCAATCGCTTTGTCCGTAATATTCCCGGCAGGTACCATGATGAGAATTTTACGCGGTACTTCCAACGATTGAACAAATTCACTTACATCATGTGTTCCAACCAAATACTTTCCTTGATGCTCGTCGAGTACTTCTTTTACCTTTTCATCCGACACATCATATATAGAAACTGAATATCCTCTGCTTTCAAAGTTTAAGGCGAGGCTCTTTCCCATCACTCCGACGCCGACGACTCCTATTTGTTGTTTTGTCATTACGTTCATTCCTTTCTAGTACGAATAAATAGATCACTTCACCGTTATTATTATAATACGAAATAAATTTCCGTGGTGGATTTTTCATGAAAAATTTTTTTCTTATATAAGATTAGATGAAATTTTTTTCTCTGCTTCTCATTATAAATTCCCCACAACAAGAATGAAAGGCATACACTGTTTACCACAAACCCCGCCTCATCACACATCTATCTGTAGAAAACCTACTATGATCGCTCATTTTATTATTGCTATTCATAATAAAATTATCCATTCTTTCAACATAAGAGGGACGGACCTTAAAGGTCCGTCCCTCTCATTATTATACATCAAGTCTTTCAATGATTGTGGCATTGGCCATGCCGTGTCCTTCACACATGGTTTGCAGACCGTATCTTCCTCCCGTGCGTTCAAGCTCATGCATCATGCTCACCATGATTCTGGCTCCACTGGCCCCTAATGGATGGCCGAGGGCGATTGCCCCTCCATTCGGATTTAGCCTGGAAGGATCCGCATCGATCTCCTTCAACCATGCAAGTGCCACGGGGGCAAATGCTTCGTTCACTTCAAATATGTCAATATCTTCGACAGACAGCCCCGCTTTTTGCAGGGCTTTCCTGGTCGCAGGGATGGGTCCCGTTAACATCAGGGTGGGATCAGATCCCACCACAACACGGGTGTGAATTTTAAAACGTGCTTTCAGGCCCAATTCATCGGCTTTTTCCCTGGACATAAGAAGCAGGGCTGCGGCACCATCACTGATTTGACTGGCATTCCCCGCATGAATGACGCCATCTTCTTTGAATGCAGGTTTTAATTTCCCAAGGATTTCGAGTGATGTTTCTTTTCTTGGTCCTTCATCTTTCGTGAAGAAGAACGGATTTCCGTCTTCCCCTTGTACTTTCACACCATAAATTTCACGATCGAAACGTCCTTCTTCCTGGGACTTTAAAGCTTTCTGATGACTATCATAGGAGAACCGGTCTAATTCTTCACGGGTAAAACCATATTTATCAGCGATTCGCTCTGCTGATAACCCCTGATGAATGATTTCATGTTTTCCCCTTAACTTTTCACTAAAATCTGCACCTTGATAATTAGATCCGATCGGCGTTCTGGTCATGTTCTCCACCCCACCTGCAATGACGACATCCATATCCCCGGAGAGGATGGCTTGTGATGCAAAATGCACGGCCTGCTGACTCGATCCACATTGACGGTCAATGGTGGTGCCGGGCACTTCAATCGGAAACCCCGCTATTAGCGCAGCGACCCTGGCAATATCTCCAGCCTGTTCTCCAGACTGAGTGACACATCCAAGAATGACATCGTCGATACAACCCGGATCAACACCCGACTTCTCTACCAATCCTTTAAGTATCTCTCCTGCCAAATCGTCAGGTCTCATCCCCATCAACGATCCCTTTCTTCTTCCAACCGCAGAACGGATCCCTTCAACAACGACAACTTCTCTCATCCCACTCTCCCTTTCTATAACCCCAGATTCTTCGCAATGATCACTTTCATGATTTCGTTTGTGCCGGCATAAATGCTTGCAACCGGTATATCCCGATATCGCCTGGCGATCGGATATTCTTCCATATAGCCATATCCACCGTGAAGCTGCATGCATTCTGTGGCAATGTGACGGGCCATTTCTGTCAGCTTATACTTGGCCATGGATACCTTTGTCACTACGTCCTTTCCATGCATATGCTCGGCTATCAACCCATCCAAAAAAGCTCTGCCCATTTCAATATCAGTGGCCA
The DNA window shown above is from Rossellomorea vietnamensis and carries:
- the gndA gene encoding NADP-dependent phosphogluconate dehydrogenase, with the protein product MTKQQIGVVGVGVMGKSLALNFESRGYSVSIYDVSDEKVKEVLDEHQGKYLVGTHDVSEFVQSLEVPRKILIMVPAGNITDKAIDSLLPHLDKGDILIDGGNAYFEDTIRRNKALEEKGINFIGAGVSGGEEGALYGPAIMPSGQKEAYDLVEPFLTAIAAKVKGDACSTYIGPDGSGHYVKMVHNGIEYSDMQLICEAYYLMKNVLGLSAKELHEIFKEWNAGELDSYLIEITADIFTKVDEETGKPLVDVILDTAGQKGTGKWTSISSLELGVPLSIITESVFARFISAMKEERVKASKILRGPKNKEFTGNKQEFIEMIRKALYLSKICSYAQGFAQLQSASDEYGWDLKPGEISMIFRGGCIIRAGFLGEIKNAYDRDPGLTNLLLDPYFKEIVENYQDEAREVVATAIKLGIPVPGLASALAYYDSYRSASLPANLLQAQRDYFGAHTYQRIDKEGTFHTDWLAE
- a CDS encoding thiolase family protein produces the protein MREVVVVEGIRSAVGRRKGSLMGMRPDDLAGEILKGLVEKSGVDPGCIDDVILGCVTQSGEQAGDIARVAALIAGFPIEVPGTTIDRQCGSSQQAVHFASQAILSGDMDVVIAGGVENMTRTPIGSNYQGADFSEKLRGKHEIIHQGLSAERIADKYGFTREELDRFSYDSHQKALKSQEEGRFDREIYGVKVQGEDGNPFFFTKDEGPRKETSLEILGKLKPAFKEDGVIHAGNASQISDGAAALLLMSREKADELGLKARFKIHTRVVVGSDPTLMLTGPIPATRKALQKAGLSVEDIDIFEVNEAFAPVALAWLKEIDADPSRLNPNGGAIALGHPLGASGARIMVSMMHELERTGGRYGLQTMCEGHGMANATIIERLDV